In Calonectris borealis chromosome 22, bCalBor7.hap1.2, whole genome shotgun sequence, one genomic interval encodes:
- the COA3 gene encoding cytochrome c oxidase assembly factor 3 homolog, mitochondrial, translating into MAARQEPGGQAAFARRIDPAREPGLSPEQRLLMAQVERAQRQRALQRRLRGRNALLALGIGAVVFGIYGYTFYSVSQERFLDELEQEAEAARARAQARAESAAS; encoded by the exons ATGGCGGCGCGGCAGGagccgggcgggcaggcggcgTTCGCGCGGCGCATCGACCCTGCGCGGGAGCCGGGGCTCAGCCCCGAGCAGCGCCTGCTCATGGCGCAAGTGGAGCGCGCCCAGCGCCAGCGCGCTCTGcagcggcggctccgcggccgcAACGCGCTGCTGGCGCTCGGCATCGGCGCGGTGGTGTTTGGCATCT ACGGCTACACCTTCTACTCGGTGTCGCAGGAGCGGTTCCTGGATgagctggagcaggaggcagaggcggcgcgggcgcgggcaCAGGCGCGGGCCGAGAGCGCAGCGAGTTGA
- the CNTD1 gene encoding cyclin N-terminal domain-containing protein 1 isoform X1, with the protein MGSQLRAAPRCRDPGPIFGEIAPEIIEDTLICLATENEQYLSKLPDQAGCFKETQIVEFVFLLSEKWHLDQLARYQAVELLERFMIKQVEQICKSSRENIRYREQGQGSSWSSLKDQIYDTFLLRLVSCIQLASKLSLHYNIVNSDTALKFLQSLKYSYTKQELLESELAVLETLHFQINVSTPLAYVELLLEVLGHNGCLLPAKPLHQMCMQLLDFSYLKRDAIYDTLLKMAIENSTPSKLQVAKFLTVKEDFMLLAVGIISTSVFILNPGHWKQVVEHLNCITGVTSQSILEFSYAVLKHIVGSTTPKQHYRNCGTKGPENRIMPLK; encoded by the exons ATGGGGTCCCAGCTGCGAGCAGCACCCCGGTGCCGTGACCCAGGCCCCATCTTCGGTGAGATTGCTCCCGAGATTATTGAGGATACGCTGATCTGTTTGGCCACGGAAAATGAACAGTACCTGAGCAAACTACCGGATCAGGCTGGATGCTTCAAAGAGACACAGATAGTGG AATTTGTATTCCTTTTGTCTGAAAAATGGCACTTGGACCAGTTGGCAAGGTACCAAGCAGTAGAGTTACTTGAAAG GTTTATGATCAAGCAAGTAGAACAAATCTGTAAGTCCTCCAGAGAGAACATTAGATACCGTGAACAAGGacaaggcagcagctggagctctCTGAAAGATCAGATATACGACACGTTTCTCCTGCGACTTGTGTCGTGCATTCAGCTTGCAAGCAAACTTTCCTTACACTATAAT atagTTAACAGTGACACAGCTTTAAAATTTCTGCAATCCTTAAAATACTCATATACTAAACAGGAATTGCTTGAGTCAGAGCTTGCCGTTTTAGAAACTCTGCACTTCCAGATCAACGTGTCAACTCCTTTGGCTTACGTGGAATTGCTTCTAGAGGTTTTAG GACATAACGGCTGCCTGCTTCCTGCAAAACCATTACATCAGATGTGTATGCAACTACTAGACTTCTCCTATCTTAAAAGAGATGCCATCTATGACACTTTGTTGAAGATGGCCATTGAAAATTCGACACCAAGCAAACTGCAGGT AGCAAAGTTTTTGACAGTAAAGGAGGATTTCATGCTCTTGGCTGTTGGAATCATCAGCACAAGCGTGTTCATACTAAACCCTGGGCATTGGAAGCAG gttgtggAGCATTTAAACTGTATCACTGGTGTTACTTCACAAAGTATCTTAGAATTTTCTTATGCAGTACTGAAACACATCGTTGGCAGTACAACTCCAAAGCAGCACTATAGGAACTGTGGAACAAAAGGTCCAGAGAACAGAATTATGCCTCTTAAATAG
- the CNTD1 gene encoding cyclin N-terminal domain-containing protein 1 isoform X2: protein MGSQLRAAPRCRDPGPIFGEIAPEIIEDTLICLATENEQYLSKLPDQAGCFKETQIVEFVFLLSEKWHLDQLARYQAVELLERFMIKQVEQICKSSRENIRYREQGQGSSWSSLKDQIYDTFLLRLVSCIQLASKLSLHYNIVNSDTALKFLQSLKYSYTKQELLESELAVLETLHFQINVSTPLAYVELLLEVLGHNGCLLPAKPLHQMCMQLLDFSYLKRDAIYDTLLKMAIENSTPSKLQVAKFLTVKEDFMLLAVGIISTSVFILNPGHWKQTLYSCQEEFFTWLLVIELG, encoded by the exons ATGGGGTCCCAGCTGCGAGCAGCACCCCGGTGCCGTGACCCAGGCCCCATCTTCGGTGAGATTGCTCCCGAGATTATTGAGGATACGCTGATCTGTTTGGCCACGGAAAATGAACAGTACCTGAGCAAACTACCGGATCAGGCTGGATGCTTCAAAGAGACACAGATAGTGG AATTTGTATTCCTTTTGTCTGAAAAATGGCACTTGGACCAGTTGGCAAGGTACCAAGCAGTAGAGTTACTTGAAAG GTTTATGATCAAGCAAGTAGAACAAATCTGTAAGTCCTCCAGAGAGAACATTAGATACCGTGAACAAGGacaaggcagcagctggagctctCTGAAAGATCAGATATACGACACGTTTCTCCTGCGACTTGTGTCGTGCATTCAGCTTGCAAGCAAACTTTCCTTACACTATAAT atagTTAACAGTGACACAGCTTTAAAATTTCTGCAATCCTTAAAATACTCATATACTAAACAGGAATTGCTTGAGTCAGAGCTTGCCGTTTTAGAAACTCTGCACTTCCAGATCAACGTGTCAACTCCTTTGGCTTACGTGGAATTGCTTCTAGAGGTTTTAG GACATAACGGCTGCCTGCTTCCTGCAAAACCATTACATCAGATGTGTATGCAACTACTAGACTTCTCCTATCTTAAAAGAGATGCCATCTATGACACTTTGTTGAAGATGGCCATTGAAAATTCGACACCAAGCAAACTGCAGGT AGCAAAGTTTTTGACAGTAAAGGAGGATTTCATGCTCTTGGCTGTTGGAATCATCAGCACAAGCGTGTTCATACTAAACCCTGGGCATTGGAAGCAG ACACTCTACAGCTGCCAGGAGGAGTTCTTTACGTGGTTACTTGTTATAGAATTGGGATGA
- the BECN1 gene encoding beclin-1 isoform X1, translated as MEGGRPPACTAQVSFVCQRCSQPLKLDTSFKILDRLTIQELTAPLLAAAPARPGDAQEEESALTEEAFAENRQDGVSRRFIPPARASPEGSRWPLGSSAGSGAAVRTMMSTESANSFTLIGEASDGGTMENLSRRLKVTGDLFDIMSGQTDVDHPLCEECTDTLLDQLDTQLNITENECQNYKRCLEILEQMNEDDKEKLQTELKELALEEEQLIQELEDVEKNRKIVAEDFERVRAEAERLEQEEAQYQKEYCEFKRQQLELDDELKSVDNQMRYAQMQLDKLKKTNVFNATFHIWHSGQFGTINNFRLGRLPSVPVEWNEINAAWGQTVLLLHALANKMGLKFQRYRLVPYGNHSYLESLTDKSKELPLYCSGGLRFFWDNKFDHAMVAFLDCVQQFKEEVEKGETRFCLPYRMDVEKGKIEDTGGSGGSYSIKTQFNSEEQWTKALKFMLTNLKWGLAWVSSQFYNK; from the exons ATGGAGGGCGGCCGGCCGCCCGCCTGCACGGCGCAGGTCAGCTTCGTCTGCCAGCGCTGCAGCCAGCCGCTGAAGCTCGACACCTCCTTCAAGATCCTCGACCGCCTCACCATCCAGGAGCTGACCG CGCCGCTGCTGGCCGccgcccctgcccggcccggggacgcgcaggaggaggagagcgccCTGACGGAG GAAGCCTTCGCGGAGAACCGGCAGGATGGCGTGTCCAGGAGGTTCATCCCGCCAGCCAG AGCTTCCCCCGAGGGATCTCGGTGGCCCTTGGGCTCCTCGGCAGGCAGCGGCGCAGCCGTTCGCAC AATGATGTCAACAGAAAGCGCCAACAGTTTCACGCTGATTGGAGAGGCGTCAGATGGCGGCACGATGGAAAACCTCAGCCGGAGACTGAAG GTCACCGGTGACCTTTTTGACATTATGTCTGGGCAGACAGATGTGGATCACCCTCTGTGTGAGGAATGCACAGACACTCTGCTAGACCAGCTAGACACACAGCTCAACATCACGGAGAACGAGTGCCAGAACTACAA GAGATGTCTGGAGATACTGGAACAAATGAATGAGGATGATAAGGAGAAACTGCAAACAGAACTGAAAGAACTTGCACTGGAGGAAGAGCAACTGATTCAGGAGCTAGAGGACGTTGAGAAGAACCGCAAGATTGTGGCTGAAGACTTCGAGAGAGTCAGGGCGGAGGCAGAACGGCTGGAGCAGGAAGAAGCTCA GTATCAGAAAGAATACTGTGAATTCAAGAGGCAACAACTGGAGCTAGATGATGAGCTGAAAAGTGTGGACAACCAAATGCGCTATGCCCAAATGCAATTGgataaattaaagaaaaccaaTGTGTTCAATGCAACCTTTCACATCTG GCACAGCGGTCAGTTTGGCACAATAAATAACTTCAGACTTGGCCGTCTCCCCAGTGTTCCTGTGGAATGGAACGAGATCAATGCTGCCTGGGGGCAGACTGTGCTGTTGCTACATGCCCTTGCTAATAAAATGGGCCTGAAGTTTCAAAG ATACCGTCTTGTACCGTATGGCAACCACTCATATTTAGAGTCCCTCACGGACAAATCAAAG GAGCTCCCCTTGTACTGTTCTGGAGGCCTAAGGTTCTTCTGGGACAATAAGTTTGATCATGCAATGGTGGCTTTCCTGGACTGTGTGCAGCAATTTAAAGAGGAAGTGGAAAAAGGCGAAACTCGGTTTTGTTTGCCTTACAG GATGGACGTGGAGAAAGGAAAGATTGAAGATACAGGTGGCAGTGGTGGCTCTTACTCTATTAAAACACAATTTAACTCTGAAGAGCAATGGACAAAAGCACTAAAATTCATGTTAACTAACCTGAAGTGGGGTCTTGCCTGGGTCTCATCCCAATTCTATAACAAGTAA
- the BECN1 gene encoding beclin-1 isoform X2: MEGGRPPACTAQVSFVCQRCSQPLKLDTSFKILDRLTIQELTAPLLAAAPARPGDAQEEESALTEEAFAENRQDGVSRRFIPPARMMSTESANSFTLIGEASDGGTMENLSRRLKVTGDLFDIMSGQTDVDHPLCEECTDTLLDQLDTQLNITENECQNYKRCLEILEQMNEDDKEKLQTELKELALEEEQLIQELEDVEKNRKIVAEDFERVRAEAERLEQEEAQYQKEYCEFKRQQLELDDELKSVDNQMRYAQMQLDKLKKTNVFNATFHIWHSGQFGTINNFRLGRLPSVPVEWNEINAAWGQTVLLLHALANKMGLKFQRYRLVPYGNHSYLESLTDKSKELPLYCSGGLRFFWDNKFDHAMVAFLDCVQQFKEEVEKGETRFCLPYRMDVEKGKIEDTGGSGGSYSIKTQFNSEEQWTKALKFMLTNLKWGLAWVSSQFYNK, translated from the exons ATGGAGGGCGGCCGGCCGCCCGCCTGCACGGCGCAGGTCAGCTTCGTCTGCCAGCGCTGCAGCCAGCCGCTGAAGCTCGACACCTCCTTCAAGATCCTCGACCGCCTCACCATCCAGGAGCTGACCG CGCCGCTGCTGGCCGccgcccctgcccggcccggggacgcgcaggaggaggagagcgccCTGACGGAG GAAGCCTTCGCGGAGAACCGGCAGGATGGCGTGTCCAGGAGGTTCATCCCGCCAGCCAG AATGATGTCAACAGAAAGCGCCAACAGTTTCACGCTGATTGGAGAGGCGTCAGATGGCGGCACGATGGAAAACCTCAGCCGGAGACTGAAG GTCACCGGTGACCTTTTTGACATTATGTCTGGGCAGACAGATGTGGATCACCCTCTGTGTGAGGAATGCACAGACACTCTGCTAGACCAGCTAGACACACAGCTCAACATCACGGAGAACGAGTGCCAGAACTACAA GAGATGTCTGGAGATACTGGAACAAATGAATGAGGATGATAAGGAGAAACTGCAAACAGAACTGAAAGAACTTGCACTGGAGGAAGAGCAACTGATTCAGGAGCTAGAGGACGTTGAGAAGAACCGCAAGATTGTGGCTGAAGACTTCGAGAGAGTCAGGGCGGAGGCAGAACGGCTGGAGCAGGAAGAAGCTCA GTATCAGAAAGAATACTGTGAATTCAAGAGGCAACAACTGGAGCTAGATGATGAGCTGAAAAGTGTGGACAACCAAATGCGCTATGCCCAAATGCAATTGgataaattaaagaaaaccaaTGTGTTCAATGCAACCTTTCACATCTG GCACAGCGGTCAGTTTGGCACAATAAATAACTTCAGACTTGGCCGTCTCCCCAGTGTTCCTGTGGAATGGAACGAGATCAATGCTGCCTGGGGGCAGACTGTGCTGTTGCTACATGCCCTTGCTAATAAAATGGGCCTGAAGTTTCAAAG ATACCGTCTTGTACCGTATGGCAACCACTCATATTTAGAGTCCCTCACGGACAAATCAAAG GAGCTCCCCTTGTACTGTTCTGGAGGCCTAAGGTTCTTCTGGGACAATAAGTTTGATCATGCAATGGTGGCTTTCCTGGACTGTGTGCAGCAATTTAAAGAGGAAGTGGAAAAAGGCGAAACTCGGTTTTGTTTGCCTTACAG GATGGACGTGGAGAAAGGAAAGATTGAAGATACAGGTGGCAGTGGTGGCTCTTACTCTATTAAAACACAATTTAACTCTGAAGAGCAATGGACAAAAGCACTAAAATTCATGTTAACTAACCTGAAGTGGGGTCTTGCCTGGGTCTCATCCCAATTCTATAACAAGTAA
- the PSME3 gene encoding proteasome activator complex subunit 3 isoform X1 produces the protein MASLLKVDPEVKLKVDSFRERITSEAEDLVANFFPKKLLELDGFLKEPILNIHDLTQIHSDMNLPVPDPILLTNSHDGLDGPNMKKRKLEDREETFQGTKVFVMPNGMLKSNQQLVDIIEKVKPEIRLLIEKCNTVKMWVQLLIPRIEDGNNFGVSIQEETVAELRTVESEAASYLDQISRYYITRAKLVSKIAKYPHVEDYRRTVTEIDEKEYISLRLIISELRNQYVTLHDMILKNIEKIKRPRSSNAETLY, from the exons atggcctcGCTGCTCAAGGTGGACCCGGAGGTGAAGCTCAAG gttGACTCCTTCAGGGAGCGGATCACGAGTGAG gCTGAAGACCTGGTGGCAAACTTTTTCCCAAAGAAGCTGTTAGAACTCGATGGGTTCCTTAAG GAGCCTATCCTGAATATTCACGATCTCACTCAGATCCATTCGGACATGAACCTCCCAGTGCCTGACCCAATTCTTCTCACGAACAGCCATGATGGACTGGACGGG cCAAATATGAAAAAGAGGAAGCTGGAAGACCGCGAAGAGACCTTTCAGG GTACCAAAGTGTTTGTGATGCCCAATGGGATGCTGAAGAGCAATCAGCAGCTGGTGGACATCATTGAGAAAGTGAAACCAGAAATCAGGCTGCTTATTGAGAAGTGTAATACG GTGAAAATGTGGGTGCAGCTTCTCATCCCCAGGATAGAAGACGGAAACAACTTTGGTGTTTCTATTCAG GAGGAAACAGTTGCTGAGCTTCGAACTGTGGAGAGTGAGGCAGCATCCTACCTGGACCAGATTTCTAG ATATTATATCACAAGAGCGAAGTTGGTTTCCAAAATAGCTAAGTACCCTCATGTG GAGGACTACCGCCGCACAGTGACAGAGATCGATGAGAAGGAGTACATTAGTCTGCGCCTGATCATTTCAGAGCTGAGGAATCAATAT GTCACTTTGCATGACATGATCCTTAAAAACATTGAGAAGATCAAGAGGCCTCGGAGCAGCAATGCTGAGACCCTCTATTAA
- the PSME3 gene encoding proteasome activator complex subunit 3 isoform X2, which produces MNLPVPDPILLTNSHDGLDGPNMKKRKLEDREETFQGTKVFVMPNGMLKSNQQLVDIIEKVKPEIRLLIEKCNTVKMWVQLLIPRIEDGNNFGVSIQEETVAELRTVESEAASYLDQISRYYITRAKLVSKIAKYPHVEDYRRTVTEIDEKEYISLRLIISELRNQYVTLHDMILKNIEKIKRPRSSNAETLY; this is translated from the exons ATGAACCTCCCAGTGCCTGACCCAATTCTTCTCACGAACAGCCATGATGGACTGGACGGG cCAAATATGAAAAAGAGGAAGCTGGAAGACCGCGAAGAGACCTTTCAGG GTACCAAAGTGTTTGTGATGCCCAATGGGATGCTGAAGAGCAATCAGCAGCTGGTGGACATCATTGAGAAAGTGAAACCAGAAATCAGGCTGCTTATTGAGAAGTGTAATACG GTGAAAATGTGGGTGCAGCTTCTCATCCCCAGGATAGAAGACGGAAACAACTTTGGTGTTTCTATTCAG GAGGAAACAGTTGCTGAGCTTCGAACTGTGGAGAGTGAGGCAGCATCCTACCTGGACCAGATTTCTAG ATATTATATCACAAGAGCGAAGTTGGTTTCCAAAATAGCTAAGTACCCTCATGTG GAGGACTACCGCCGCACAGTGACAGAGATCGATGAGAAGGAGTACATTAGTCTGCGCCTGATCATTTCAGAGCTGAGGAATCAATAT GTCACTTTGCATGACATGATCCTTAAAAACATTGAGAAGATCAAGAGGCCTCGGAGCAGCAATGCTGAGACCCTCTATTAA